From a region of the Synechococcus sp. RS9916 genome:
- a CDS encoding HEAT repeat domain-containing protein → MSQAYVGGAAAVVLAAVLYAVGRKPSKPFLRNPDVTSVAALNRAQVELVQAAVADAERGEGDEDDWQPPASSGEVLALQKQLRAAMNAGPDQRLEAVTLAGRWGHRALLPLLRRGLRDSDSRVVEAAAAALDGRRGASVQQVAKAGRPPRNVARLA, encoded by the coding sequence ATGTCCCAGGCTTACGTCGGTGGTGCTGCTGCCGTTGTCCTTGCTGCTGTTCTTTATGCGGTTGGACGCAAGCCGAGCAAGCCATTTCTGCGCAACCCAGACGTCACGTCCGTCGCCGCTTTGAATCGCGCCCAAGTGGAGCTTGTGCAAGCTGCAGTGGCTGATGCTGAACGTGGTGAGGGGGATGAGGATGACTGGCAGCCTCCCGCGAGTTCAGGCGAGGTGCTCGCCCTGCAGAAGCAACTTCGCGCAGCGATGAACGCTGGTCCCGATCAGCGCCTTGAGGCGGTGACCCTTGCTGGTCGTTGGGGGCATCGTGCGTTGCTCCCGTTGCTGCGCCGCGGCCTGCGGGATTCCGACAGCCGTGTGGTGGAAGCAGCAGCTGCTGCCCTTGATGGTCGCCGAGGTGCCTCTGTACAGCAGGTCGCCAAAGCGGGTCGTCCCCCACGGAATGTGGCCCGGCTTGCGTGA